In a single window of the Acidobacteriota bacterium genome:
- a CDS encoding VOC family protein, translating into MAEFEIPKHGEICWRELATRDLLAALEFYKAMFGWELIQSNVSPVDYKEIVVGGIAYGGMMAIDENWGPEPPPSFWTNYIAVDNCDETVEKIKALGGGITCEAFDAPGVGRIAMAMDPSGAAFSIIQFNMQG; encoded by the coding sequence ATGGCAGAATTTGAGATACCTAAGCATGGTGAGATCTGTTGGCGCGAACTTGCCACACGCGACCTGCTGGCGGCCTTGGAGTTTTACAAGGCAATGTTCGGCTGGGAGCTAATTCAGTCGAATGTGTCGCCCGTTGATTACAAAGAGATCGTTGTCGGCGGGATCGCGTATGGCGGGATGATGGCGATCGATGAAAATTGGGGGCCTGAGCCGCCGCCGTCTTTTTGGACGAATTATATCGCGGTAGACAATTGCGACGAGACCGTCGAAAAGATCAAGGCGCTTGGCGGCGGAATAACGTGCGAGGCTTTTGACGCCCCGGGCGTTGGCCGCATTGCCATGGCGATGGACCCATCTGGAGCCGCGTTCTCCATCATTCAATTTAATATGCAGGGCTAA
- a CDS encoding VOC family protein, with the protein MSDEATGAAGSAGPQHGSFCWTEIGVKDAARCKEFYSSIFGWTWQDSNASDGPFAYHEFSTGGPYPAGGLYEIVPEMCEDPNDLPPPHFMTYISVDDVDAYAAKAAELGGTVIREPMDIPNTGRFATLKDPTGAIFSIFTMQEAQS; encoded by the coding sequence ATGTCTGATGAAGCAACAGGTGCGGCAGGATCTGCCGGGCCGCAACACGGAAGTTTCTGCTGGACCGAGATAGGTGTAAAGGACGCCGCACGGTGCAAGGAGTTTTACAGTTCCATATTCGGCTGGACATGGCAGGACAGCAATGCCTCGGACGGCCCATTCGCATATCACGAGTTCTCGACCGGCGGCCCGTATCCTGCAGGCGGCCTTTATGAGATCGTGCCCGAAATGTGCGAGGACCCGAATGATCTGCCGCCGCCGCATTTTATGACGTACATTTCTGTCGACGATGTTGACGCCTATGCAGCTAAAGCGGCAGAACTCGGCGGGACCGTGATACGGGAGCCAATGGACATTCCGAACACGGGACGTTTCGCGACGTTGAAGGATCCGACTGGAGCAATTTTTTCCATATTTACTATGCAGGAGGCGCAAAGCTGA
- the aroF gene encoding 3-deoxy-7-phosphoheptulonate synthase has product MLIVMKPEASAADIENVIRSVEALGYSGHTLEGSERTVVGITGNKGSIDPAHFENLPGVADTVRVTQPYRLATADPRDKYAVPVGSAFIGGGHFAMIAGPCALEDREQVFRTAKTVAESGAKFFRGGAFKPRTSPYAFQGLGIDGLKMLAAVREEFGLNIITEALDEHGIDAVVEYGDCVQIGARNMQNFSLLRYAGQCGKPVLLKRGLSATLDELLLAAEYILSEGNPNVILCERGIRTFASHARNTLDLSIVPAVQRMSHLPIIVDPSHGTGKNYMVPALSRAAVAVGADGLIIEVHPCPEDAMCDGAQALRPEQFLKLSTDIERIRDAVNSPAAESADASR; this is encoded by the coding sequence ATGCTGATAGTGATGAAACCGGAGGCTTCGGCCGCCGACATCGAAAATGTGATCCGCTCGGTCGAAGCACTCGGCTACTCCGGCCATACGCTCGAGGGCTCGGAGCGCACTGTAGTTGGTATAACCGGCAACAAGGGCTCTATCGACCCGGCTCATTTTGAGAATCTGCCGGGCGTTGCGGATACGGTCCGGGTAACGCAGCCGTACAGACTGGCTACCGCAGACCCGCGCGACAAATATGCGGTCCCCGTAGGAAGTGCTTTCATCGGCGGCGGTCACTTCGCTATGATCGCGGGGCCGTGTGCATTGGAAGACAGAGAGCAAGTATTCCGCACCGCAAAAACTGTCGCTGAAAGCGGCGCAAAGTTTTTCCGCGGCGGAGCATTCAAGCCGCGAACGTCTCCGTATGCCTTCCAAGGGCTCGGTATCGACGGGCTGAAAATGCTCGCTGCTGTCCGCGAAGAATTCGGCCTCAACATTATCACTGAGGCCCTTGACGAACACGGCATCGATGCGGTCGTGGAATACGGCGACTGTGTACAGATCGGCGCTCGGAACATGCAGAATTTTTCGCTGCTTCGATATGCCGGGCAATGCGGAAAACCTGTTTTACTGAAACGCGGGCTTTCGGCAACTCTGGACGAGCTTCTGCTTGCGGCCGAATACATTCTTTCTGAAGGCAATCCGAACGTGATCTTATGCGAACGCGGTATCAGGACGTTTGCCTCTCATGCACGAAATACTCTTGACCTTTCCATCGTGCCGGCGGTCCAGCGAATGTCGCATCTGCCGATCATTGTGGACCCATCGCACGGGACCGGAAAGAACTACATGGTCCCGGCACTTTCCCGAGCGGCGGTAGCTGTCGGGGCGGACGGGCTGATCATTGAGGTCCATCCCTGCCCTGAGGACGCTATGTGTGACGGAGCTCAGGCTTTGAGGCCCGAACAGTTTCTTAAACTATCGACGGATATTGAAAGGATCAGAGATGCGGTGAACAGCCCCGCAGCGGAAAGTGCCGACGCATCGCGTTGA
- a CDS encoding helix-turn-helix transcriptional regulator — protein MSFKNESLISTAELGKAIKRRREELGMSLRDVADVTEVSASTLSRIENGTGRPDADNIARLTKWLDMPVDRLIRQEEDGVEPVIYYPHEATPDIIDAHLRADKNLSAETANALSELFRVAYQQFSKPGK, from the coding sequence ATGTCATTCAAGAACGAAAGTCTGATCAGCACGGCCGAACTCGGCAAGGCGATCAAACGTCGCCGCGAGGAGCTTGGGATGAGCCTTCGCGATGTTGCCGATGTGACCGAAGTATCGGCTTCAACCCTGTCGCGTATCGAGAACGGCACAGGTCGCCCCGATGCGGACAACATCGCACGCCTTACAAAATGGCTGGATATGCCTGTTGATCGCCTGATCCGCCAGGAGGAAGACGGCGTCGAACCGGTAATTTATTACCCGCACGAAGCAACGCCCGATATCATCGACGCTCATCTTCGTGCTGACAAGAATCTGTCGGCTGAGACGGCGAATGCTCTTTCTGAGCTTTTCCGCGTCGCGTATCAGCAGTTCAGCAAACCCGGAAAATGA